A genome region from Paralichthys olivaceus isolate ysfri-2021 chromosome 6, ASM2471397v2, whole genome shotgun sequence includes the following:
- the LOC138410594 gene encoding uncharacterized protein, with product MIHFSYVVSGELIGVQYLFRQTGQALQDMHPDSEETAKLVEQHEVEDSVEEDEGFSDLTGDPTVLDLEVPQAPASRTPHPSTTTSAVGSLVSSLASSVSSLAPSRSILVPATSTMTSATSTMTSATSTVTSATSAVTSAASTVTSAASTVNSAASTVTSATSTMTSATSTFASSTVSTGSSSDDMAVDEQNVPGYQHVDRLAEYLVELREQSALCLTNQQTDTIIALWGSLDDVDKQRVVYAARHQERLLSGRFRTPKKPSTTPGVESTTRCMLGASSAPAQWPDCCRLVENIFIRLCNLHPNPVRRGRTADSRWSLILRDYHKIRQLVVGNSLVMQGTAIQLVEVNQNTLVQWHNKRQKRQELSVLLQGTGALPPALPVSNEPLPDARVLPAVPKPAHREHQYRLPESTAGQAQQRQAVWSQRPRSIVPKGHLFVTPPPAPRTFQTPSPQILNPAGQTLNLLPVVRPVSVAQPQSSAAKRTVEAGTALKRPYRRTVEANTCKKCGQFRTADTGHSQYRGTVYCPLSDPVPKAQWLEEMRKKLNK from the exons ATGATCCATTTTTCATATGTTGTTTCAGGAGAGCTCATTGGGGTGCAGTACCTGTTCAGGCAGACAGGTCAGGCACTGCAGGACATGCATCCTGATTCAGAGGAGACCGCTAAACTGGTTGAGCAGCATGAAGTGGAGGACAgcgtggaggaggatgaggggttCTCTGACCTCACAGGTGACCCCACAGTGCTGGACCTGGAGGTCCCTCAGGCTCCAGCCTCTCGGactcctcatccctccactACCACATCTGCTGTCGGTTCACTGGTCAGCAGCCTGGCCTCCAGCGTCTCCTCCCTGGCTCCCAGCAGATCCATCCTGGTTCCCGCCACATCCACCATGACCTCCGCCACATCCACCATGACCTCCGCCACATCCACCGTGACCTCCGCCACATCCGCCGTGACCTCCGCCGCATCCACCGTGACCTCCGCCGCATCCACCGTGAACTCCGCCGCATCCACCGTGACCTCCGCCACATCCACCATGACCTCCGCCACATCCACCTTTGCCTCATCCACTGTGTCCACGGGTTCGTCCTCTGACGATATG GCTGTTGATGAGCAGAATGTTCCTGGGTACCAGCATGTGGACAGACTTGCTGAGTATTTGGTAGAGCTGCGGGAacagtctgctctctgtctcaccaACCAGCAGACGGACACAATCATCGCACTGTGGGGGAGCCTGGATGATGTGGACAAGCAGCGGGTGGTGTATGCAGCACGACACCAGGAGAGACTTTTGAGTGGACGGTTTCGAACACCAAAGAAGCCCTCAACAACTCCTGGTGTGGAGAGCACCACCCGTTGCATGTTGGGAGCAAGCAGTGCACCGGCTCAGTGGCCTGACTGCTGCCGTTTggtggaaaacattttcatcaggcTCTGCAATCTCCACCCGAACCCAGTACGGAGAGGCAGGACGGCTGATTCCAGGTGGTCCCTAATTCTCAGGGACTACCATAAAATCAGACAGCTCGTGGTTGGTAACTCCCTGGTGATGCAGGGAACAGCCATTCAGCTGGTGGAGGTTAACCAGAACACCCTTGTTCAGTGGCACAATAAGCGACAGAAGCGACAGGAgctgtctgtgctgcttcagGGCACCGGGGCTTTGCCACCAGCACTACCTGTGTCCAACGAGCCTCTTCCGGATGCAAGAGTGCTTCCTGCTGTGCCCAAGCCAGCTCATCGTGAACATCAATACCGGCTGCCTGAGAGTACAGCAGGGCAGGCACAGCAGAGACAGGCAGTTTGGAGTCAGCGCCCGCGCTCCATCGTGCCAAAGGGACATTTATTTGTCAcacctcctccagcaccacGAACATTTCAAACCCCCTCCCCTCAGATCCTCAATCCAGCAGGACAAACTCTCAACCTTTTGCCAGTGGTCCGCCCTGTGTCTGTAGCTCAGCCACAAAGCAGCGCAGCTAAACGCACAGTGGAAGCTGGCACAGCCCTGAAGAGACCATACAGGCGGACAGTAGAGGCAAACACCTGTAAAAAGTGTGGTCAGTTCC
- the LOC138410595 gene encoding uncharacterized protein: MDSTKKITKKLAGKAKGTALWLTSVGNEHGQILMSVLTAQEGAGLDLMAADLVKRYQQARVDPPVALYVDCGCCAEAEETKLKARFSGWPALSIRLDIWHFMRRLALGCATDAHQLYPLFMSRLSACIFEWDATDLALLRVAKRQQLQSQGLSSITDTDLSKYLTREELALHCRRRTRGEETTVRLLENLLQGLMGTNGNDSLGVPLFDRERIEHIWRVQKKHVKCIQDLPGVALYAKTGELTKGGVRLPTFRCARGSTSLESFHLHLNRFIPGTSANSLNFQAYLLEGLHRWNQDRGSAALAAGPSSLRSYSGDLLHCVNSNYQKLFGRKVAPEFSPPSCYTGKHL; encoded by the exons ATGGATTCAACCAAAAAG ATCACCAAGAAGCTGGCCGGAAAGGCCAAGGGGACAGCGCTCTGGCTCACCTCTGTGGGAAATGAGCATGGCCAGATACTCATGAGTGTGCTGACCGCTCAGGAGGGAGCTGGCCTGGACCTGATGGCAGCTGACTTGGTGAAGAGGTACCAGCAGGCTCGAGTGGATCCTCCTGTCGCCCTCTACGTGGactgtggctgctgtgctgAGGCAGAGGAGACAAAGCTGAAGGCCAGATTCAGCGGGTGGCCAGCCCTCTCCATAAGGCTGGATATCTGGCACTTCATGCGCCGTCTGGCCCTGGGATGTGCAACAGATGCTCATCAACTGTACCCTCTGTTTATGTCACGTCTGTCTGCGTGCATATTCGAGTGGGATGCAACTGATTTGGCTCTGTTGCGTGTAGCTAAAAGACAGCAGCTTCAATCCCAGGGCCTGTCTTCCATCACGGATACTGACCTCAGCAAATACCTGACCAGGGAGGAGCTGGCTCTTCACTGTCGGAGGAGGACCCGTGGTGAGGAGACCACCGTCCGGCTGCTGGAGAATCTGTTGCAGGGACTCATGGGGACCAATGGGAACGACTCCCTTGGAGTTCCCCTgtttgacagggagaggatAGAGCACATTTGGCGTGTCCAGAAGAAACATGTAAAGTGCATCCAGGACCTGCCAGGTGTTGCTCTGTACGCCAAAACAGGGGAGCTCACAAAGGGAGGGGTGCGGTTGCCCACCTTCAGATGTGCTCGAGGCTCCACATCTCTCGAGTCCTTTCACCTCCACCTGAACCGCTTCATTCCAG GAACCAGTGCCAACAGCCTGAATTTTCAGGCCTACCTGCTGGAAGGACTGCATCGGTGGAACCAGGATCGGGGTAGTGCTGCTCTAGCTGCCGGACCATCATCTTTACGCAGCTACTCTGGTGACCTGCTTCACTGTGTCAACAGCAATTATCAGAAGCTGTTTGGCAGGAAGGTGGCACCAGAGTTTAGTCCACCCTCGTGCTACACTGGTAAGCATCTGTGA